The Mucilaginibacter terrae region AAGGTTGATACCGCTACCGGCGCTTACATGGAGCGTGTAAAAGGATAATTAATACCTATATAGAAATATACAAAAGGCTTCCGTTAGGAGGCCTTTTTTGTTTGATAATGGCGAGCACAACTACTTACTTTGTATTGCATGACCAAGGCCCAACTCCGCAAAATATTCATCCAAAAACGCAACGAGCTGTCGCAAGCAGAGTACGACGGTTTTAATCATGCCCTTTTGCAGCAGTTTCAACAACTCGCCCTGTCGGGAATTAGCTGTATACACCTATTTCTGCCCATACATCAACGTAGGGAACCCGACACCTTTTTAATACGCAATTGGCTGGCGGCTCATCATCCGCATATAGTCCGGGTATTTCCTAAAGCAAATTTTGGTGATAGTACCATGATTAATTATGCCGATGATGACGAGCTTGAATTAGCCGTTAACGCTTTTGGCATACCAGAACCTGTTAGTGGTAATTTGTTAGAAATTGCCCAAATTGACCTTGTTTTGGTACCCTTGCTCGCATTCGATACAAAAGGTTATCGTGTGGGCTACGGCAAAGGTTTTTACGATCGCTTTATGGCGCAATGTCGCGCCGATGCCCGGTTTATTGGCCTGTCGTTTTTTGATGCAGTAGAAAAAATTAGCGACCTTAACGAATTTGACCGCCCGGTACAGCAATGCATCACCCCTAACGGTATTGTTAAATTTTAGTGTATTGCCATGCCAGTCTCGCCCGCGGCTATAGGTTCTTTTATAGCGCGTTTGCCTAATACGTAAGCCACACCAGCTAACACGCCCGACGCGGCCATAATTGCGGCTAACGGAACGGCGGTAAGTGCATGAAAGAAACCTATACCCATAGAAGCCAGTGCACCAAAGCCCAGCTGTAAAGCTCCCATTAAAGCAGAGG contains the following coding sequences:
- a CDS encoding 5-formyltetrahydrofolate cyclo-ligase; the encoded protein is MTKAQLRKIFIQKRNELSQAEYDGFNHALLQQFQQLALSGISCIHLFLPIHQRREPDTFLIRNWLAAHHPHIVRVFPKANFGDSTMINYADDDELELAVNAFGIPEPVSGNLLEIAQIDLVLVPLLAFDTKGYRVGYGKGFYDRFMAQCRADARFIGLSFFDAVEKISDLNEFDRPVQQCITPNGIVKF